One Sulfurirhabdus autotrophica DNA window includes the following coding sequences:
- the dksA gene encoding RNA polymerase-binding protein DksA: MTSELHKQFTPYVLKKNEEYMNDKQQSHFRKILESWKAELSQDIDRTVHTMQDEATVFADPNDRASQESDMALELRNRDRERKLIKKIDETITKIENGDYGYCDSCGVEIGLKRLEARPTATLCIDCKTLDEMREKQVAK, from the coding sequence ATGACCTCAGAATTACACAAACAGTTCACGCCCTATGTTCTAAAGAAGAACGAAGAATACATGAACGACAAGCAACAATCGCATTTTCGCAAAATCCTTGAAAGTTGGAAAGCCGAACTTAGTCAGGATATTGATCGCACTGTACATACCATGCAAGACGAAGCAACCGTATTTGCTGACCCCAATGATCGCGCCAGCCAGGAATCCGACATGGCACTGGAACTGCGCAATCGCGACCGTGAACGCAAACTTATCAAAAAAATCGACGAAACCATCACTAAAATTGAAAATGGTGATTATGGCTACTGTGATAGCTGTGGCGTAGAGATCGGTTTAAAAAGATTGGAAGCTCGCCCAACTGCCACTCTTTGCATTGATTGCAAGACATTAGATGAAATGCGTGAAAAACAAGTTGCAAAATAA
- the rbfA gene encoding 30S ribosome-binding factor RbfA — protein MPKDFARTQRVADQIQRELSDIIRTELKDPRVGLVTITDVDVTQDYSHAKIFFTLMGDTALAPQSQLGLERAAGFLRSQLAHRMMLRTVPQLHFVYDTSVERGVHLSHLIDVAVAEDKAHLDDDES, from the coding sequence ATGCCAAAAGACTTTGCTAGAACACAGCGTGTTGCCGATCAGATTCAGCGTGAATTGTCTGATATTATTCGTACGGAATTGAAAGACCCTCGCGTAGGCTTGGTGACCATAACAGATGTAGATGTCACGCAGGACTATTCCCATGCAAAGATTTTCTTTACTTTGATGGGTGATACTGCCTTAGCGCCACAATCTCAGTTGGGGTTGGAGCGTGCTGCGGGCTTCCTGCGTAGTCAATTGGCACACCGCATGATGCTTCGTACAGTGCCTCAGTTGCACTTTGTCTATGATACTTCTGTTGAGCGTGGGGTGCATTTATCTCATTTAATCGATGTGGCAGTAGCAGAAGATAAAGCCCATCTGGACGATGACGAATCCTGA
- the truB gene encoding tRNA pseudouridine(55) synthase TruB, translated as MQVKRIKRFISGVLLLDKPHGISSNGALQQVKRLYQAAKAGHTGNLDPIATGLLPVCLGEATKFSQYLLDANKTYQARMKLGQTTTTGDSEGEVLEQKPVNVHLAEIEKLLPRFTGNLSQVPPMYSALKHQGKALYTYARAGIDIERPPRNITIYSLGIDEFSGDELVITVSCSKGTYIRVLSEDIGNALGCGAHLIELRRTEIGEFKIADALTILQLEAMSLEERDAQLLSADCLIHKLPPVHLDADSAFYFQQGQAVWQAKQVHKGQVRVYDTERNFLGLAEIDSDGKVAPKRVVVRSAVV; from the coding sequence TTGCAAGTCAAGCGTATTAAACGTTTTATTAGTGGCGTGTTATTGCTGGATAAGCCCCATGGTATTTCTTCAAATGGGGCTTTGCAGCAGGTTAAGCGTTTATATCAGGCGGCTAAAGCGGGGCATACAGGTAATTTAGATCCGATAGCAACGGGGTTGTTGCCTGTTTGTCTGGGAGAGGCTACCAAGTTTTCGCAATATTTACTAGATGCCAATAAAACCTATCAGGCACGTATGAAGTTGGGTCAAACGACCACTACGGGAGATTCTGAGGGAGAAGTTCTTGAGCAAAAACCGGTCAATGTTCATCTTGCTGAGATTGAAAAGCTGTTACCCCGATTTACTGGGAATTTGAGTCAGGTTCCGCCCATGTACTCTGCATTGAAGCATCAAGGTAAGGCTTTGTACACCTATGCGCGTGCGGGCATTGATATTGAACGCCCGCCCAGAAATATAACTATCTACAGCCTAGGCATTGATGAGTTTAGCGGTGATGAACTTGTTATAACCGTTTCTTGTAGTAAGGGAACCTATATACGCGTTTTATCAGAAGACATTGGAAATGCACTGGGGTGTGGCGCGCATTTGATTGAGTTGCGACGCACTGAAATTGGGGAATTCAAAATAGCGGATGCACTGACTATTCTGCAGTTGGAAGCGATGAGTTTAGAAGAGCGTGATGCACAGCTACTTTCAGCTGATTGTCTCATCCACAAATTACCCCCCGTCCATCTGGATGCTGATAGCGCATTTTATTTTCAGCAAGGTCAGGCAGTTTGGCAAGCAAAACAAGTTCATAAAGGGCAAGTTCGCGTATACGATACGGAGAGGAATTTCCTGGGACTGGCTGAAATAGACAGTGATGGGAAGGTTGCGCCAAAACGCGTGGTTGTCCGTAGTGCAGTAGTGTAG
- the rpsO gene encoding 30S ribosomal protein S15, whose product MSVSTTQKAQIVQDYQKAVGDTGSPEVQVALLTARINDLTGHFKAHVKDHHSRRGLLKMVSQRRKLLDYLKRKNADSYRSLIERLGLRK is encoded by the coding sequence ATGTCAGTTTCAACCACGCAAAAAGCACAAATTGTGCAAGATTATCAGAAAGCTGTAGGCGATACAGGTTCCCCAGAAGTTCAGGTAGCATTGTTAACCGCACGTATCAACGACTTAACCGGTCACTTTAAGGCGCATGTTAAAGATCATCATTCCCGTCGTGGTTTGCTGAAAATGGTTAGTCAGCGTCGTAAGTTGCTGGATTATCTTAAGCGTAAAAATGCCGATAGCTATCGTTCATTGATTGAGCGTCTTGGCTTGCGGAAGTAA
- the pnp gene encoding polyribonucleotide nucleotidyltransferase: MYGRNQVTMEVGEIARQAHGAVMITVDDTAVLVTVVGMKDVKPGQDFFPLTVDYQERTYSAGKIPGGFFKREGRPSEKEILTSRLIDRPLRPLFPEGFYNEVQIVATVMSSNPEVDPDIVSLLGASAAMAISGIPFSGPIGAARVGYVDGQYILNPTPAELAKSALDLVVAGTQQAVLMVESEAKELPEDVMLGAVVFGHDQMQAVINAINELVDEVSPEQWDWAAPEKDMALIEKISQLAENDVADAYRIKEKQARYAKVDSIRERVLAELITADSDSGMTNVVKNAFQDLEAKIVRGQILAGEPRIDGRDTRTVRPITIRTGVLPRTHGSALFTRGETQALVVATLGTARDEQIIDALQGEYRDRFMLHYNFPPYSTGETGRVGTPKRREIGHGRLAKRALIGVLPSADDFSYSMRVVSEITESNGSSSMASVCGGCLSLMDAGVPLKAPVAGIAMGLILEGNRFAVLTDILGDEDHLGDMDFKVAGSEAGVTALQMDIKINGITKDILQAALAQAKEGRMHILEIMKNSMPGPRVEISAYAPRMITMKINPEKIRDVIGKGGAVIRALTEETGTSVDIAEDGTVTISCVAPDACDLAKKRIEDITAEVEVGKTYEGTVLKLLDFGAIVSVLPGKDGLLHISQIAHERVNTVSEHLKEGQVVNVKVLEADEKGRLRLSMKALLEAPPKPEQAQ, encoded by the coding sequence ATGTACGGTCGCAACCAAGTGACAATGGAAGTTGGCGAGATTGCTCGTCAAGCCCATGGTGCGGTAATGATTACAGTGGACGATACTGCTGTATTGGTGACTGTAGTTGGTATGAAAGATGTTAAGCCAGGTCAGGATTTTTTCCCATTGACAGTGGATTATCAGGAAAGAACCTATTCAGCGGGTAAAATTCCCGGTGGTTTCTTTAAGCGTGAAGGCCGTCCATCCGAGAAAGAAATTCTTACATCTCGCTTGATTGATCGTCCATTGCGCCCACTTTTTCCTGAAGGTTTCTATAACGAAGTTCAGATCGTTGCGACGGTCATGTCTTCCAACCCTGAAGTTGATCCTGATATTGTCTCTTTGCTGGGTGCATCTGCAGCAATGGCTATTTCAGGTATCCCTTTCAGTGGCCCTATCGGTGCTGCTCGTGTTGGTTATGTTGATGGTCAGTATATATTGAACCCGACCCCAGCTGAGTTGGCGAAGAGTGCTCTGGATCTGGTGGTTGCAGGTACGCAACAGGCAGTTTTGATGGTGGAATCAGAAGCGAAAGAGCTGCCTGAAGACGTCATGCTGGGAGCAGTAGTTTTTGGTCATGATCAAATGCAAGCCGTGATCAATGCGATCAATGAACTGGTTGATGAAGTTTCTCCTGAGCAATGGGACTGGGCAGCGCCTGAAAAAGACATGGCGTTGATCGAAAAGATTTCTCAGTTGGCAGAAAACGATGTGGCTGATGCATACAGAATTAAAGAGAAGCAAGCGCGCTATGCCAAAGTGGACTCTATCCGTGAACGCGTACTGGCGGAGTTGATTACTGCTGATTCAGATAGTGGTATGACTAATGTTGTTAAAAATGCATTCCAGGATTTGGAAGCGAAAATTGTTCGCGGGCAAATTCTTGCTGGTGAGCCGCGTATTGACGGGCGTGATACTCGCACTGTGCGTCCAATTACCATTCGTACGGGTGTATTGCCCCGCACGCATGGTTCCGCATTGTTTACCCGTGGAGAAACGCAGGCATTGGTAGTAGCAACACTGGGTACAGCGCGTGATGAACAGATTATTGATGCGCTGCAGGGCGAATATCGTGATCGTTTCATGCTGCATTACAACTTCCCACCGTATTCTACGGGTGAAACAGGCCGTGTTGGTACGCCTAAGCGCCGTGAAATCGGCCATGGTCGTTTGGCTAAGCGTGCGCTAATTGGTGTGTTGCCAAGTGCTGATGATTTTTCTTACAGCATGCGCGTGGTTTCAGAAATTACCGAATCTAACGGTTCAAGCTCAATGGCCTCGGTTTGTGGCGGATGCTTGTCTTTGATGGACGCAGGCGTTCCATTAAAAGCACCTGTAGCGGGTATTGCGATGGGTCTGATTCTGGAAGGTAATCGTTTTGCTGTGTTGACAGACATTCTGGGCGATGAAGATCACTTGGGGGATATGGACTTTAAGGTGGCCGGTTCTGAAGCGGGTGTGACTGCTTTGCAGATGGATATCAAGATCAACGGTATTACCAAGGATATTTTACAAGCTGCTTTGGCTCAGGCTAAAGAAGGTCGTATGCATATTCTGGAGATCATGAAAAACTCCATGCCTGGTCCGCGTGTTGAAATTTCTGCCTATGCGCCACGCATGATTACCATGAAGATCAACCCTGAAAAGATTCGGGATGTGATTGGCAAGGGTGGTGCAGTTATTCGTGCATTGACCGAAGAAACAGGTACTTCTGTAGATATCGCTGAAGATGGTACGGTAACTATTTCATGTGTTGCGCCTGATGCATGTGATTTGGCTAAGAAACGTATCGAAGATATTACTGCTGAAGTGGAAGTGGGCAAGACCTACGAAGGTACCGTATTGAAGTTATTGGATTTTGGTGCCATTGTTAGCGTATTGCCAGGTAAAGATGGATTGCTGCATATTTCCCAGATTGCACATGAACGTGTAAATACTGTATCTGAGCATTTGAAGGAAGGTCAGGTTGTGAATGTGAAGGTGCTAGAGGCTGATGAAAAAGGTCGTTTGCGTCTAAGCATGAAGGCTTTGCTGGAAGCACCACCTAAGCCAGAACAAGCGCAATAA